A genomic window from Luteolibacter sp. LG18 includes:
- a CDS encoding glycoside hydrolase family 44 protein has translation MINRYALHFVEQGGTMPMRGRVMRLLASGIGVLPAMVATASADNPAATIQVDVFANRNTISPLIYGANWADQATLLDLNLTVDRRGGNATSTYNWQTNATNRSADWYFESLPDSDGSAPSAGADAFITSTKTAGAQPMITIPIMDWIAKLGPNRSGLASFPVSKYGPQTGTDPWFPDAGNGVRASDGAIISWNDPNDAYVPNNSTLQQQWVQHLVNKFGNSSGNGVRYYIMGNEHGVWPAQHRDLMTVGPTMDTIRNKIVDYAGKIKDVDASAQIVGPEEWGWPNYFSSSYDTSVPGGADRAAHGGADYMPWLLKELKASHNTTGRRLLDVFSLHYYPQYNEFSQGDSSTAAQLKRNECTRDLWDTSYVSSSWIGNSVQLIPRMKNWVNNFYPGTRIAITEYSWGAEGHISGAIAQADVLGIFGREGVDLATFWGSLGTGEPVRSAFKMYRNYDGAKSTFGDTSVSAVVQNPDQISAFAAQRGADNALTVMVICKRLSANTPVTVNLAGFAASAPAQVWQLNNANAINRLADAPVANDSVFFSAPPQSVTLFVIPGAGTPPGFRARYAFEGNAQDNSGNGFHGSPSGVTYVAGKVGSQAAQFNGSGASVTIPPPVTDDFTVTMWVKTTDTAGSAGAHWWTGKGLVDGEIGGGGADWGTSIVNGRFVLGIGSSNGDTSVVSSAAINDGTWHHVAATRDNTSGAMRVYVDGVLSGSGTGPTGPRNWPTMLRIGGLQPGYNYLNGTLDEVRLYNRVLTGAEIIAATYTPVESWRLGNFGAVANAGIAADSADPDGDTWTNMQEFIAGTDPNNPSSLLRIDQLKKSGNDMRVSFPTVSGRTYRVERTEKLANGSWTTVLGGIPGTGNVVQITDSGGGNHVTCFYRIVVTW, from the coding sequence ATGATCAACCGATACGCGCTTCATTTCGTGGAACAAGGAGGCACCATGCCGATGCGAGGCCGCGTGATGAGGCTGCTCGCCTCCGGGATCGGGGTCTTGCCCGCCATGGTTGCCACGGCCTCCGCCGACAACCCCGCCGCGACGATCCAGGTGGACGTCTTTGCGAACCGGAACACGATCAGCCCTCTCATCTATGGCGCGAACTGGGCCGACCAGGCCACGCTGCTCGACCTGAATCTGACCGTCGACCGCCGGGGAGGGAACGCGACCTCGACCTACAACTGGCAGACGAATGCCACCAACCGATCCGCGGATTGGTATTTCGAAAGCCTCCCGGACTCCGATGGCTCCGCTCCCAGTGCGGGAGCCGACGCCTTCATCACGTCCACCAAGACGGCGGGAGCCCAGCCCATGATCACGATCCCCATCATGGATTGGATTGCCAAGCTCGGGCCGAATCGGTCCGGCCTCGCCTCGTTCCCGGTCTCCAAGTATGGCCCGCAGACCGGCACCGATCCTTGGTTCCCGGATGCCGGGAACGGCGTGCGGGCCAGCGATGGTGCCATCATCTCATGGAACGATCCCAATGACGCCTACGTTCCGAACAACTCCACGCTCCAGCAGCAGTGGGTGCAGCATCTGGTGAACAAGTTCGGCAACTCGTCCGGCAATGGCGTGCGCTACTACATCATGGGCAATGAGCACGGTGTGTGGCCCGCCCAGCACCGGGACCTCATGACCGTGGGACCCACGATGGACACGATCCGCAACAAGATCGTGGACTACGCCGGGAAGATCAAGGATGTGGATGCCTCCGCGCAGATCGTCGGTCCGGAGGAATGGGGCTGGCCGAATTATTTCAGCAGTTCCTATGACACCTCGGTGCCGGGAGGAGCCGATCGGGCGGCCCACGGCGGTGCGGACTACATGCCGTGGCTGCTGAAGGAACTCAAAGCCAGTCACAACACCACCGGCAGGCGATTGCTGGATGTTTTCAGTCTACACTATTACCCGCAGTACAACGAGTTCAGCCAGGGGGATTCGTCCACGGCGGCCCAGCTCAAACGCAATGAGTGCACCCGCGACCTTTGGGACACCTCCTACGTTTCCTCCAGTTGGATCGGTAACTCGGTGCAGCTCATTCCCCGGATGAAGAACTGGGTAAACAACTTCTATCCCGGCACCAGGATCGCCATCACCGAGTATAGCTGGGGAGCGGAAGGCCACATCAGCGGCGCGATTGCCCAAGCCGATGTTCTCGGGATCTTTGGCCGCGAGGGCGTCGATCTCGCGACGTTCTGGGGCTCGCTCGGAACCGGGGAGCCGGTCCGGAGCGCTTTCAAGATGTATCGGAACTACGATGGGGCGAAGAGCACCTTCGGCGACACCAGCGTCTCGGCTGTCGTCCAGAATCCGGACCAGATCTCGGCCTTCGCGGCCCAGCGCGGCGCCGACAATGCCCTGACCGTGATGGTGATCTGCAAGCGCCTGTCCGCGAACACGCCTGTCACGGTGAATCTCGCCGGTTTCGCCGCCAGTGCCCCGGCTCAGGTCTGGCAACTGAACAACGCCAACGCGATCAACCGGCTCGCCGACGCGCCGGTGGCCAACGACAGCGTTTTCTTCAGCGCTCCGCCCCAAAGCGTCACCTTGTTCGTGATTCCGGGAGCGGGCACCCCGCCGGGCTTCCGGGCGCGCTACGCCTTCGAGGGCAACGCCCAGGACAACAGCGGAAACGGCTTCCATGGTTCCCCGTCAGGCGTGACCTACGTGGCGGGCAAGGTTGGTTCGCAGGCCGCGCAATTCAATGGCAGTGGAGCCAGCGTCACCATTCCTCCTCCGGTCACGGACGACTTCACCGTGACGATGTGGGTCAAGACCACCGACACGGCAGGCAGCGCCGGTGCGCACTGGTGGACGGGTAAGGGGCTGGTGGATGGCGAGATCGGCGGGGGAGGGGCCGACTGGGGCACATCCATCGTCAACGGGAGGTTTGTCCTTGGTATCGGTTCCTCCAACGGGGACACCTCCGTGGTTTCATCCGCCGCCATCAATGACGGCACGTGGCACCATGTCGCGGCTACAAGGGACAACACCAGCGGGGCGATGCGGGTGTATGTGGACGGCGTTCTGAGCGGCAGCGGAACCGGTCCCACCGGTCCGCGCAACTGGCCGACCATGCTCCGCATCGGCGGACTCCAGCCGGGATACAATTATCTGAACGGCACACTCGACGAAGTGCGGCTCTACAACCGGGTCCTTACTGGCGCGGAAATCATCGCGGCCACCTACACTCCGGTGGAAAGTTGGCGGCTGGGGAATTTCGGCGCGGTGGCAAACGCCGGGATCGCCGCCGATAGCGCGGACCCCGATGGAGATACCTGGACCAATATGCAGGAGTTCATCGCTGGCACCGATCCGAACAATCCATCGAGCCTGCTGAGAATCGATCAATTGAAGAAGAGCGGAAACGACATGCGGGTCAGCTTTCCAACGGTGTCTGGAAGGACCTATCGCGTCG
- a CDS encoding alpha/beta hydrolase-fold protein, translating into MKPIPIAMLVAMAAISISPGQDTPEQTSAERARANFARPIQLGPDDVKVFADPPDGFNLPRPGIPSGRVEVFAYDSTVTGTRREANVYLPPGYSPDRRYPVLYLLHGIGGNQHEWTGYIKAPAILDNLIADGKAVPMIVVMPNGRALPNDSPPAEIYAPGHAAAFAKFERDLLDCLIPSIQRKYSVQEDREHRAIAGLSMGGGQALNLGFGNLDSFAWIGGFSPAPNTRPPAELVKEPTTVRGKLKLLYLSCGHKDGLINISQGLQAFLKKSDVPHVWNVDDHGHDGATWASNLYQFAQKLFRSTEGG; encoded by the coding sequence ATGAAACCCATTCCAATCGCCATGCTCGTTGCGATGGCCGCCATTTCGATTTCGCCCGGCCAGGACACGCCGGAGCAAACGTCCGCGGAGCGCGCCCGCGCCAATTTCGCGAGGCCCATCCAACTGGGGCCGGACGATGTGAAGGTGTTCGCCGATCCGCCTGACGGATTCAACCTGCCCCGGCCGGGCATTCCCTCGGGCAGGGTGGAGGTCTTCGCCTACGATTCGACCGTCACCGGCACCCGCCGGGAAGCGAACGTTTACCTGCCGCCCGGCTATTCGCCGGACCGGAGGTATCCGGTGCTCTATCTCCTGCATGGCATCGGCGGGAATCAGCACGAGTGGACCGGCTACATCAAGGCTCCCGCGATCCTCGACAATCTCATCGCCGATGGGAAAGCGGTGCCAATGATCGTGGTGATGCCCAACGGCCGCGCGCTTCCCAATGACAGCCCGCCCGCCGAGATCTATGCGCCCGGGCACGCCGCGGCGTTTGCGAAATTCGAGCGCGACCTGTTGGACTGCCTCATCCCGTCGATCCAAAGGAAATATTCCGTTCAAGAGGACCGGGAACACCGCGCCATCGCGGGGCTGTCGATGGGGGGCGGCCAGGCGCTGAACCTCGGTTTCGGGAACCTCGATTCGTTCGCATGGATTGGAGGGTTTTCGCCGGCTCCGAATACCCGGCCACCTGCCGAACTGGTGAAGGAGCCCACCACCGTCCGCGGAAAGCTGAAGCTCCTTTACCTTTCCTGCGGCCACAAGGACGGTCTCATCAACATCTCGCAAGGCTTGCAGGCTTTTTTGAAAAAGAGCGATGTTCCCCATGTTTGGAACGTGGACGATCACGGCCACGATGGTGCCACCTGGGCCAGCAACCTTTACCAGTTCGCCCAAAAGCTCTTCCGATCAACCGAAGGGGGATGA
- a CDS encoding response regulator transcription factor produces the protein MNAPIRLILADDHPSLRAGLVAILERQPDLKVVAECGSGREVMKSPETADVYIVDLRMPDGDGVQTIKALLARDASAKVLVLTTYLSEEDVFQALEAGARGYLLKDTTKEELVDAIRRIHQGERYLPQAIAARLADRMIRPRLTPRELDVLRLVCRGRSNKEIASAMFVSEETVKTHMRSLFTKLNVHDRAEAVSVSIQRGLIRPDPP, from the coding sequence ATGAACGCACCCATCCGCCTGATCCTGGCCGACGATCACCCGTCCTTGCGGGCGGGGCTTGTCGCGATCCTGGAACGCCAGCCAGACCTGAAGGTTGTCGCCGAATGCGGCAGCGGCCGTGAGGTGATGAAATCCCCCGAAACCGCGGATGTCTACATCGTCGACCTGCGGATGCCGGATGGCGATGGCGTGCAGACGATCAAGGCGCTCCTGGCCCGCGATGCCTCGGCAAAAGTGCTGGTGCTCACCACTTACCTCAGCGAGGAGGACGTCTTCCAGGCCCTCGAAGCCGGGGCGCGCGGCTACCTCCTCAAGGACACGACGAAGGAGGAACTCGTGGATGCCATCCGCCGGATTCACCAGGGGGAGCGATACCTTCCCCAGGCCATCGCGGCCCGTCTGGCGGACCGCATGATCCGGCCCCGCCTGACACCTCGCGAGTTGGACGTGCTCCGCCTCGTCTGCCGCGGGAGGAGCAACAAGGAGATCGCTTCCGCGATGTTCGTCTCGGAAGAGACCGTGAAGACCCACATGAGGTCGCTGTTCACCAAGCTCAATGTGCACGATCGGGCCGAGGCGGTTTCGGTCTCGATTCAACGGGGGCTGATCCGCCCTGATCCGCCCTGA
- a CDS encoding sensor histidine kinase gives MFAPVVRGTGGGAPRIEILSHQALPEPRLIGAEDLERPDLDCDWVKVETLVHEVLMNSEQVVLECQTGPCKFHVLIEGPLPPESVPWDLAEARVRLRGVAATVFNTNRQMTRRFLRVSSLADVVRLDSPDRRSTPTVVRADDLFRFTGAGPDRFVRVRGAVTMVIPGSGLFLRTDGGGLWVQTAQPLAAIPGSIVEADGWPAVEPMKPILRALSARVVGKVDPPQPLEFEGREVFHAQHQADLVSLEAELLDVFRGEDGTTLELRNKTTVFRALLDLQAGPLPKLIPGSQVRVCGIARISSVGAFVPLQGEDKLLLLLRSPADLRILSLPPWWTPPRVAMASAAIIATLLAVYGWNHARRQRELDAERRSFEAVLAERGRFAREIHDSLAQGLTSISLQLECVRDEVTEDPERAFVHLESARRLVRESMREARRTVWNLRPLALGEADLATALQRFAADLTHGGEIATQFETEGAPRSLSAEHESALLRVGQEALTNAVRYSGARRILVELRFGDDWVTLSVRDNGRGFDVAGLTGKGFGITGMHERVAALGGSLSIDSRPDEGTEVSVTLST, from the coding sequence TTGTTTGCTCCGGTCGTCCGCGGAACCGGCGGTGGTGCACCCCGGATCGAGATCCTCAGCCACCAAGCCCTCCCCGAGCCGCGCTTGATCGGCGCGGAGGATTTGGAACGTCCGGACCTCGACTGTGACTGGGTGAAGGTGGAGACCCTGGTGCATGAGGTTTTGATGAACTCGGAACAGGTGGTGCTGGAGTGCCAGACCGGCCCCTGTAAATTCCACGTCTTGATCGAAGGGCCGCTGCCTCCGGAATCGGTTCCGTGGGATCTCGCCGAGGCCCGCGTGCGCCTCCGCGGCGTGGCCGCCACCGTTTTCAATACCAACCGGCAAATGACCCGGCGCTTCCTGCGGGTGAGTTCCCTCGCCGACGTCGTGCGGCTCGATTCCCCCGACCGCCGCTCGACGCCCACGGTGGTGCGGGCGGACGACCTGTTCCGCTTTACCGGGGCGGGGCCGGACCGCTTTGTGCGCGTGCGCGGTGCGGTCACGATGGTGATTCCCGGCAGCGGGCTTTTTCTCCGGACCGATGGGGGAGGGTTGTGGGTCCAGACGGCCCAGCCCCTCGCGGCCATCCCGGGAAGCATTGTCGAGGCCGACGGCTGGCCCGCCGTGGAGCCCATGAAGCCGATCCTGCGGGCGCTCAGCGCGCGCGTGGTGGGCAAGGTGGATCCGCCGCAACCGCTCGAATTCGAAGGCCGGGAGGTTTTCCACGCGCAACATCAAGCCGATCTCGTCTCGCTGGAAGCGGAGTTGCTCGATGTATTTCGCGGAGAAGACGGGACTACCCTCGAGCTCCGCAACAAGACCACGGTCTTCCGCGCCCTGCTGGATTTGCAGGCCGGCCCCCTGCCGAAGTTGATTCCCGGTTCCCAGGTCCGGGTGTGCGGTATCGCGCGGATCAGTTCCGTGGGGGCGTTCGTGCCGCTGCAGGGAGAGGACAAATTGCTGCTGCTGCTGCGTTCACCGGCCGATCTGCGGATCCTGTCATTGCCTCCGTGGTGGACGCCTCCGCGGGTGGCGATGGCTTCCGCCGCGATCATTGCGACCTTGTTGGCGGTCTATGGTTGGAACCATGCCCGGCGGCAGCGCGAACTGGATGCCGAACGCCGCTCCTTCGAAGCGGTGCTCGCCGAGCGAGGTCGTTTCGCCCGGGAGATCCACGACTCCCTGGCACAAGGACTGACGTCCATTTCGCTGCAACTGGAGTGTGTGCGTGATGAGGTGACGGAAGATCCGGAGAGGGCTTTCGTTCACCTTGAAAGCGCGCGTCGCCTGGTCCGGGAAAGCATGCGCGAAGCGCGCCGGACGGTTTGGAACCTCCGCCCGTTGGCGCTCGGCGAAGCGGATTTGGCGACCGCCTTGCAGCGTTTTGCCGCGGATCTCACCCATGGTGGCGAGATCGCCACGCAGTTTGAAACCGAGGGCGCACCGCGGTCCTTGTCGGCCGAACACGAGAGCGCGCTTCTGCGGGTCGGGCAGGAGGCGTTGACCAATGCCGTCCGCTATTCCGGGGCCAGGAGAATCCTGGTGGAGCTTCGTTTCGGGGACGACTGGGTCACGCTCAGCGTGCGCGACAACGGCCGCGGTTTCGACGTTGCCGGGTTGACCGGCAAAGGTTTTGGCATCACCGGCATGCATGAACGGGTGGCCGCGCTCGGTGGCAGTCTCTCGATTGACAGCCGTCCCGACGAAGGCACCGAGGTTTCCGTCACTCTTTCGACATGA
- a CDS encoding GH1 family beta-glucosidase, with translation MTHPSFTRRGFLGSLGFGSLALDSLAAGSGEGASATSAGTALRPNVSDFPPDFQWGVATSAFQIEGAASDDGRKPSVWDTFSRVDGRVKGGDTGDVACDHYRRFAGDVKLMADLGVKHYRFSISWPRIVPDGRGAVNDKGIDFYKRLVDTLRDHGIRPHATLFHWDSPQALEDRYGSWRSREMAKDFADYCSAVVSRLGDRITDWMTINEIFCFTYMGYGVGGTPQHAPGTVVKRKKEVQQTVHHALLAHGLGCQAIRAASPVPCKVALVVNCDTYVPVIETPGNIAAAKKAFLAEEHNGTVLVPALTGEYGPGVLETLGSEAPEIAARDMEIIGQPLDVLGINLYTGQYTRAAENSRGYEILGMPESYPKMQMPWLNLVPESMYWAIRLIGEAIGKKDLPLVISENGCASDDQVSSGGEVVDLDRVLYLRSYLRQASRAVAEGYPLKGYFQWSLLDNFEWSYGYARRFGMVHVDFATQKRTPKQSFEWYRQVIREGRVL, from the coding sequence ATGACGCATCCGTCTTTTACCCGCCGCGGGTTCCTCGGTTCCCTGGGGTTTGGCTCGCTGGCTCTCGATTCGTTGGCTGCTGGCTCCGGTGAAGGGGCTTCAGCCACGTCCGCAGGAACGGCGCTCCGGCCGAATGTCTCCGATTTTCCCCCGGATTTCCAATGGGGGGTCGCGACCTCGGCTTTTCAAATCGAAGGCGCCGCTTCCGACGACGGGCGCAAACCGAGCGTGTGGGATACGTTTTCCAGGGTCGACGGCCGGGTGAAGGGCGGAGACACCGGTGATGTCGCCTGCGATCACTACCGGCGCTTCGCCGGAGACGTGAAGCTGATGGCGGATCTCGGCGTGAAGCACTACCGGTTCAGTATTTCCTGGCCCCGCATTGTGCCCGACGGCCGCGGTGCGGTGAACGACAAGGGCATCGACTTCTACAAGCGCCTGGTGGACACGCTGCGGGACCACGGGATCCGGCCCCATGCGACGCTCTTCCATTGGGACAGTCCGCAGGCATTGGAGGATCGATACGGATCCTGGCGCAGCCGGGAAATGGCGAAGGATTTCGCCGACTACTGCTCGGCCGTGGTCTCGCGGCTTGGCGATCGGATCACGGATTGGATGACCATCAACGAGATCTTCTGCTTCACCTACATGGGATATGGAGTCGGAGGCACTCCGCAGCACGCGCCAGGGACGGTGGTCAAGCGGAAGAAGGAGGTGCAGCAGACCGTCCACCACGCGCTGCTGGCCCACGGCCTGGGGTGCCAGGCGATCCGCGCGGCCTCGCCTGTGCCCTGCAAGGTCGCGCTGGTGGTGAATTGCGACACCTACGTGCCGGTGATCGAGACACCCGGGAACATCGCGGCGGCGAAGAAGGCCTTCCTGGCGGAGGAGCACAACGGAACCGTCCTGGTGCCGGCTCTCACCGGGGAATATGGCCCGGGAGTGCTTGAAACCCTGGGGTCGGAAGCGCCCGAGATTGCCGCGAGGGACATGGAGATCATCGGCCAGCCTTTGGATGTGCTGGGGATCAACCTCTACACCGGCCAATACACGCGGGCGGCGGAAAACTCCCGTGGCTATGAGATCCTGGGAATGCCCGAAAGCTACCCGAAGATGCAGATGCCCTGGCTCAACCTCGTGCCCGAATCCATGTATTGGGCGATCCGCCTGATCGGAGAGGCGATCGGAAAGAAGGACCTTCCTTTGGTCATCTCCGAGAACGGCTGCGCCTCCGACGACCAAGTTTCCAGTGGTGGAGAGGTGGTCGATCTCGATCGCGTGCTCTACTTGCGGTCCTACCTCCGGCAGGCAAGCCGTGCGGTGGCCGAAGGTTATCCGCTGAAAGGCTACTTCCAGTGGAGCCTGCTCGACAATTTCGAATGGTCATACGGCTACGCGCGGCGGTTCGGCATGGTTCACGTGGATTTCGCGACCCAGAAGCGCACGCCCAAACAAAGCTTCGAGTGGTACCGGCAGGTGATCCGCGAGGGGCGGGTGCTTTGA
- a CDS encoding autotransporter-associated beta strand repeat-containing protein, giving the protein MKSKASICFLAAACAASIGSAAPLFTWESGTEGWSADSPNSVATSTTGATEGVKSLAVTQPMSGMWWNVGTTVNLSPGQRQALFTNATELRLDVFYPNPGYTSWWANPEVEVIIQGENVGWTGLATRTVAVDGSPQTLSFPLTPSQASAMASGNWGQIVLRFGYGNGGSTSTEAVFYVDNFTTTASPVSNFFWKGDVDEQWTSLNWTTSMDGSVPGGALPTDGSAGIAFAASGAANLSNVIGANQHVKSVVVTAGTGLVVIGGAQSLTIGEGGIWLDGAASGLTIATGGIILGANQIWCNKSPALLDVTSAVGGSGSLTKSGAGPLLLRGANTYTGSTRVLEGVLRLQTPTLNDRSSVEIAAGATLDLLYSATDQVAGLKIGAQSMAAGIYGAQGSGAQFERAEITGSGFLVVVPDPYLQWISQFAALSGSDAGKGADPDHDGATNIEEFALDGNPEEGKATGKMRTRIEQVGGDRALVVTLPVRNGASFTGAAPATATVASDGIAYEIGGSNDLVTFDQSVYEIIPALSGEPEMPTLHSGWTYRTFRLDGWLDGPLSRGAKGFLRVKATAAP; this is encoded by the coding sequence ATGAAGTCCAAGGCTTCGATCTGTTTCCTCGCCGCGGCGTGCGCGGCCTCCATTGGTTCCGCGGCTCCTCTTTTCACCTGGGAGTCCGGCACCGAAGGGTGGTCCGCGGATTCGCCAAACTCCGTGGCGACCTCCACGACCGGCGCGACCGAAGGAGTCAAGTCCCTCGCGGTTACCCAGCCGATGAGCGGCATGTGGTGGAACGTCGGCACGACGGTCAATTTGTCCCCCGGGCAACGCCAGGCTCTTTTCACCAACGCCACGGAGCTCCGGTTGGATGTCTTCTATCCGAATCCGGGCTACACTTCATGGTGGGCGAATCCCGAGGTGGAGGTCATCATCCAGGGCGAGAACGTCGGGTGGACCGGATTGGCGACCCGCACGGTGGCGGTGGACGGCTCCCCGCAAACGCTGTCCTTTCCGCTCACCCCGTCCCAAGCCTCTGCGATGGCCAGCGGGAATTGGGGCCAGATCGTCCTGAGATTCGGTTATGGCAATGGTGGCTCCACTTCGACGGAGGCCGTGTTCTACGTCGATAACTTCACCACCACGGCCAGTCCCGTCTCGAACTTCTTTTGGAAGGGCGATGTGGACGAGCAATGGACTTCGCTCAACTGGACCACGAGCATGGATGGCTCGGTCCCCGGTGGAGCGCTGCCCACCGATGGCTCCGCCGGTATCGCTTTCGCTGCCAGCGGGGCCGCCAACCTGTCGAACGTGATCGGGGCGAACCAGCATGTGAAATCCGTGGTGGTCACCGCGGGGACGGGACTGGTGGTGATCGGCGGGGCCCAGAGCCTGACGATTGGAGAGGGGGGTATCTGGCTGGATGGGGCGGCCAGCGGGCTGACGATCGCCACGGGCGGAATCATTCTCGGAGCGAATCAGATCTGGTGCAACAAATCCCCCGCTTTGCTCGACGTTACGTCTGCTGTTGGCGGCTCCGGTTCACTGACCAAGAGCGGTGCCGGGCCGCTTCTGCTGAGGGGAGCCAACACCTACACCGGATCGACCCGGGTTCTGGAGGGTGTGCTAAGGTTGCAGACTCCGACCCTCAATGACCGATCCTCCGTCGAGATTGCCGCCGGCGCGACATTGGATCTTTTATACTCCGCGACGGACCAGGTGGCTGGGCTGAAGATCGGTGCCCAATCGATGGCGGCGGGAATCTATGGGGCCCAGGGTTCGGGTGCCCAGTTTGAACGCGCCGAAATCACCGGGAGCGGCTTTCTGGTGGTCGTTCCCGATCCTTATCTCCAGTGGATTTCCCAGTTCGCGGCTCTCAGTGGGAGCGATGCCGGGAAGGGTGCCGATCCGGATCATGACGGAGCCACCAACATCGAGGAGTTCGCCCTCGACGGCAACCCGGAGGAGGGAAAGGCCACCGGCAAGATGCGCACCCGCATCGAACAGGTGGGAGGGGACCGGGCATTGGTCGTCACTCTGCCGGTTCGCAATGGCGCGTCGTTCACCGGTGCCGCCCCGGCGACCGCCACCGTGGCGAGCGACGGGATCGCCTATGAGATCGGAGGATCGAACGATCTGGTGACTTTCGACCAGAGCGTCTACGAAATCATTCCCGCGCTCTCCGGAGAGCCGGAGATGCCGACGCTCCACTCGGGATGGACGTATCGGACCTTCCGGCTCGATGGCTGGCTTGACGGCCCCCTGTCACGGGGGGCGAAGGGCTTCCTCCGTGTCAAAGCCACCGCAGCTCCTTGA
- a CDS encoding HEAT repeat domain-containing protein, with translation MILARFRELADPHQPHPKTDGWKQTVFAYINANPHTFRQNAILAIPTPVPAEFEPALMKALEDPDWGVLRSACEVAGKSGRTAFIRPLCRIVETTHETFVQSAASSSAQALGARVELWEAWCEVITDQDFMSEALTQLALGPLHLPSKSSSGNSNFTREQRFAIRNAWRKFVRNRLGRTAAHRRSHRIPCPDRF, from the coding sequence GTGATTCTCGCCCGGTTCCGCGAACTCGCCGACCCTCACCAGCCACATCCGAAGACCGACGGCTGGAAACAAACCGTTTTCGCATACATCAATGCGAATCCTCACACCTTCCGGCAGAATGCCATTCTAGCCATCCCCACACCGGTTCCAGCCGAATTCGAGCCGGCATTGATGAAAGCCCTGGAAGACCCGGACTGGGGCGTCCTGCGCTCCGCCTGCGAGGTGGCGGGAAAGTCAGGACGCACGGCATTCATCCGGCCGCTCTGCCGCATCGTGGAAACCACCCATGAAACCTTCGTCCAATCCGCCGCGAGCTCCTCCGCCCAAGCCCTCGGAGCGCGGGTGGAATTGTGGGAAGCCTGGTGCGAAGTGATCACCGATCAGGACTTCATGTCCGAGGCCCTGACGCAACTGGCCCTTGGGCCCCTCCATCTGCCCTCGAAATCCAGCAGTGGAAACAGCAACTTCACCCGCGAGCAACGGTTCGCCATCCGCAATGCCTGGCGCAAGTTCGTCCGGAATCGCCTAGGGCGAACGGCTGCCCACCGACGATCTCACCGTATCCCCTGCCCTGACAGGTTCTGA